The following are encoded together in the Humulus lupulus chromosome 5, drHumLupu1.1, whole genome shotgun sequence genome:
- the LOC133778554 gene encoding ubiquitin-conjugating enzyme E2 10 → MASKRILKELKDLQKDPPTSCSAGPVAEDMFHWQATIMGPPDSPYAGGVFLVTIHFPPDYPFKPPKVAFRTKVFHPNINSNGSICLDILKEQWSPALTISKVLLSICSLLTDPNPDDPLVPEIAHMYKTDRNKYETTARSWTQKYAMG, encoded by the exons ATGGCGTCCAAGCGGATCTTGAAAGAGCTCAAGGATCTTCAAAAGGATCCTCCTACCTCTTGCAGCGCTG GCCCGGTTGCCGAAGACATGTTTCATTGGCAGGCAACAATTATGGGTCCTCCAGACAGCCCATATGCAGGAGGAGTTTTTCTTGTCACTATTCATTTTCCTCCAGACTATCCATTTAAACCACCTAAG GTTGCATTCAGAACAAAGGTCTTTCACCCCAATATCAACAGCAATGGTAGCATCTGTCTTGATATACTGAAGGAGCAGTGGAGCCCTGCCCTAACCATATCCAAG GTGTTGCTTTCCATATGCTCATTGCTGACCGATCCCAACCCCGACGACCCGTTGGTGCCCGAGATCGCCCATATGTACAAAACTGATAGGAATAAGTATGAGACAACTGCAAGAAGCTGGACTCAGAAGTATGCTATGGGTTAG